AAAGCATTAAGTTTCTTAAAGCAGGGGATGTACGAAGAGGCAACAAATCATCTTGAAGAATACTCAAACGAATATGGTGGATTGGTTGCAGTCATTTGTATGGAAAAGGTTTATAAAACTGACATTTAGTGACAGAACATATAAAACCTAACAAGTACTTTCAGCGGATGCCAAACGCTGCGCAGTTTTTGTGTAGCTCGCTACGCTCGAATTTTCACACAAAACCGGCTGCACATTTGTCACGGCTGAAGTTGGCGTTAGGTTTCACGGGAGAGTCATGCGAATGTTTCTTGTGTTAAGAATTCTTCGGGGTTTTACTGGTTTGGTTGCGGGGTCAATATTTTGCCAGTTATTTCTCGTGGCTTTTGGGCAAGATGAAAGCTTGAGCTCAATGGGTATAACCTCTCGAGTTTTGTTAGCATTAGCTTTTATTGGCTTTTTCATAGGCCTTCGAATTTACATAAACAAAAAATATACGCAGGGTCATGGGAAGCCACATCCAGCGTTAGGTGGTTTTTGGGGGTTGTAAAACCTAACGTAGTTTAAGCGGGATGCCAAACAGTGCGCTGTTTCGCTTCGCTCAAGGGTAGCGCACTACTAGTTTGTCACCCCTTAACTTAGCGTTAGGTGTCTAAATAGTTATGAAGGTTCGTTTAAACAAAGACTCGTACTCAGAAGAGTCAAAGCGTTCAATTGGACATGAATTTCTTGGGTCTGAGTACAAGGACATCGAATACGTTTGTATTTGCGGAAAGCGTGACGTTTTCAAAGCAGAGGAACAGAAAGAGGACTATGAGGTACGTAAAGAGTACATGTGGGCTCGCCGTGTTTTATGTCGTTCATGCTGGCGAGAATGTCGGAAACTTAAGTTCGAACTGACAGAAATGGAAAAGTGGTATTCTGAAAACAAGAATGTAGCGTTGCAATCACCTGAGTTTTTAAAGAGCTGGCTCAAGGCTCTTCAGCGCTATCCTGGTTTCGGTAAAAAAGCTGATACCGCAAGAATCGAGTTCTTAAAAAAAGCACTGAAAAACACCTAACAAGTAGTTTAAGCGGGATGCCAAACTGCGCGCTATTTCGCTTCGCTCAAGTCTAGCGCACTACTAGTTTGTCACCCCTTAACTTAGCGTTATAAAACAAGGAGTAGACCATCGATAAATTACTCGCAAGGCCAGCTGAATATGAGAACTATGTTGACTATATACTAAGGCAACCGCTGTATGATGGTTCTGATAGGATTCGAGTAAGCAGAATAATGTGCAGCGTATCATTGGAGCACGCTGAAAGTTTAAAGATTCTGCTAGCGACAAGAAACTTCACGTCTGCTCTTGGGCTTTTGAGGCTTCAGTTCGAGAGTCTAGTTCGGGGAATGTGGGTATTGTATGCTGCAAGTGATATAGCATTAAGCAAACTATCTGTAGAGTTAAATGAAGAAAATCAAAGAAGAGCTAACAATTTACCGATGTTGAGTGAAATGATTAGCCAGTTGGAGAAGAAGGCCCCCAAAAATGCAGTAGATCCTATTCTCGAGTTTAAAGAGTATTCTTGGAAACCGCTAAGCTCATACGTTCATGGAGGCTTACATGCTGTTGATAGGCATAGCAAAGGATATCCAATTGCGATGATAGAACAGGTTTTGAAGGCATCAAATGTAGTGGCGGTTTTTGGTTCTATTCTCACTGGTCAAACGAATTTGACTCAAGATGTGTATACATCATTTGAAACTTATGCAGACATCTTTCAGATGAAGGGACCAATTGTTTTATAACAAAGCATTTAGAGTGATTCGCAACGTTTAGCGTTTTCGCTTCGCTCAAGTATATCCAAGCGCTGCTCACACCTTAATGCTGCGTTAAATGGTGCAAATATGTTAGATCTACATGAAAAAATAATTCTGGTTTCCAAGCGAAAAATATCCAATTCAGGCGAAGAGTCTTTTGATACATACTTTGCAAAAGTAAGTACCTTTAACTCCAATACTGTTGTGGTGGTAAAGAGAAACGGTGAAGATGAAAGCCTCCCTTATGACGAAGATTTTTATGAAGAGGCTGAGAAAGGATTCTACGAGCTTCAAGATGGTTCTACTCATGAGGACCCTGATTTTATTGCAGAATTTGTAGTTTGGGAAAGTGACGAAGCGTACCACAAATACAAAGAACTAAACCCGGAGTAATCCCCATTTAACAAGTAGTTCAAGTGGGATGCCAAACGGTGCGCTGTTTCGCTTCGATCAAGTGTAGCGCACTACTGTTTGTCTCCCCTTAACTTGGCGTTATAAGCTAAGATCTATTATTTATCAATCAATTTAATTTGAATATCTTCAATGTAGCTAGTTGTAATAAAGTTAATGATCAATAACCTGACAATTAAGGAGATCGTTGTGAGAATGGAAAATTTTATCCGAAGCATTTTTGTGGGTTTTGGGTGTTACCTATCAGTAAAAGTTATCACTTATATTGGTGTCAGTTTAGCTAGCTACAATGAGCCCTTACTTCTGCTCACATTAATCGCAAATGCAGTCGGTTATTCGGTTGTATTTAGTAAAATTTTTGATGGCGTGTTGTGGCTTATAAAGAATGGTAGGAATGAGTGCTAAGGCTTCTCACAAGTGCTTCAAGGTGGATTTGCATCGGATGGCACCGAAAGACGCTTACAT
The nucleotide sequence above comes from Vibrio stylophorae. Encoded proteins:
- a CDS encoding DUF6988 family protein; protein product: MCSVSLEHAESLKILLATRNFTSALGLLRLQFESLVRGMWVLYAASDIALSKLSVELNEENQRRANNLPMLSEMISQLEKKAPKNAVDPILEFKEYSWKPLSSYVHGGLHAVDRHSKGYPIAMIEQVLKASNVVAVFGSILTGQTNLTQDVYTSFETYADIFQMKGPIVL